One window of Sinorhizobium fredii NGR234 genomic DNA carries:
- a CDS encoding pseudouridine-5'-phosphate glycosidase yields MIKPTSPFLPIEYSDEVAAAKARGAPLVALESTIITHGMPYPGNLDMARSVEAIIRDQGAVPATIAVIHGVLHIGLDDKKLEALAKTQGAMKLSRADLAFALAERRTGATTVAATMIAAARAGISVFATGGIGGVHRGAELSFDISADLDELARTAVIVVCAGAKAILDIPKTLEVLETRGVPVVTYDSETFPAFWSRDSGIKSPLMLNSPAAIANFQRMRELLGVEGGMLLANPVPEESEIPREEMEIYIARALDNAANDEVSGKAVTPYLLDNLYHMTEGRSLETNIALVENNARLAAEIAVALAQVK; encoded by the coding sequence ATGATAAAACCCACCTCGCCCTTCTTGCCGATCGAATACTCCGATGAAGTCGCGGCCGCCAAGGCACGCGGCGCGCCGCTCGTGGCGCTGGAATCGACGATCATCACGCACGGCATGCCCTATCCGGGCAATCTCGACATGGCGCGCAGCGTCGAGGCGATCATCCGCGACCAGGGGGCAGTTCCGGCCACAATCGCGGTCATCCACGGCGTCCTGCATATCGGCCTTGATGACAAGAAGCTGGAGGCGCTTGCGAAGACCCAGGGAGCCATGAAGTTGTCGCGCGCCGATCTTGCCTTTGCCCTTGCCGAGCGCCGCACCGGCGCCACGACGGTCGCAGCAACGATGATTGCGGCTGCCCGCGCCGGCATCAGCGTTTTCGCGACCGGCGGCATCGGCGGCGTCCACCGCGGCGCCGAATTGAGCTTCGACATATCCGCCGATCTGGACGAACTCGCCCGAACCGCCGTGATCGTCGTTTGCGCCGGCGCCAAAGCCATTCTCGACATTCCGAAGACACTGGAAGTGCTTGAAACCAGGGGCGTCCCGGTCGTCACCTATGACAGCGAAACCTTCCCCGCCTTCTGGTCGCGCGATTCCGGCATCAAGAGCCCGCTGATGCTGAACAGTCCCGCGGCAATCGCCAATTTCCAGCGGATGCGCGAATTGCTCGGCGTCGAGGGCGGCATGCTGCTCGCCAATCCGGTTCCGGAGGAAAGCGAAATCCCGCGTGAGGAGATGGAAATCTATATCGCAAGGGCGCTGGACAATGCGGCGAACGACGAGGTCTCGGGCAAGGCGGTGACGCCCTATCTGCTCGACAACCTCTACCACATGACCGAGGGTCGAAGCCTCGAGACCAACATCGCGCTCGTCGAGAACAACGCCCGCCTTGCTGCCGAAATCGCCGTCGCCTTGGCACAGGTGAAATAG
- the cckA gene encoding cell cycle histidine kinase CckA yields MTKLRQSGDYQMPVVDRGVRPGTVFRIIVLAIVLTASAAAFVVFKNQLENEIVLGILGVLAMVGIFFLVSSVIGFIEVMPQSRPDELARAFLDAHEDGTVVTDRKGRIVYANAAYGALTGAKGAAGVQSLETILSRNREATEAIYRLTNGLHEGKQGHEEFRLLKPLANGAMTGSGAHWFRLKARVLPLEDANSNPLYLWQIADITAERDDQERFFKELQNAIDYLDHAPAGFFSAGRKGEIFYINATLADWLGIDLTKFQPGTISIADLVAGEGLALIQSVQAEPGLKKTKVLDLDLRKGNGQSLPARLIHRVSSTRDGAPGESRTIVMSREGDDGDQSASNAAMRFTRFFNNTPMAIASVDGDGRILRTNAPFLKLFAGLVSQDDVERGLMIDAVMHAAERGQLEEALAAAKDRQGDIAPIDSLHPADEGRHFRFYVNAVIDQSDQAPEEAAIVYALEITEQKALENQMAQTQKMNAVGTLAGGIAHDFNNVLTAILLSADHLLLSARPADATFADLMEIKRNANRAAVLVRQLLAFSRKQTMRPTVLNLTDVIGDLRMLVDRMTGTNVKVEVDYGRDLWPVRTDLGQFEQVLLNLAVNARDAMPDGGTITLRTRNLPAGDVAPLGRRELPEDDFVMVEVSDQGTGIPAEIMDKIFEPFFTTKEVGKGTGLGLSMVYGIVKQSGGYIYPDSEVGKGTTFRILLPRYVETAETREEPASREATAVATPAPASEPGAAAAAQSEPADLTGDSAVVLLVEDEEAVRRGGKRMLETRGYTVHEAGSGIEALDIMEELDGAVDIVVSDVVMPEMDGPTLLRELRKKYPNLKFIFVSGYAEDAFARNLPADAKFGFLPKPFSLKQLAVAVREMLDS; encoded by the coding sequence ATGACGAAATTGCGGCAGTCAGGTGATTACCAGATGCCGGTGGTTGACCGAGGTGTGCGGCCGGGTACCGTGTTCAGGATCATCGTGCTGGCGATCGTATTGACCGCGTCTGCCGCGGCCTTCGTCGTCTTCAAGAACCAGCTGGAGAACGAAATCGTCCTCGGCATCCTCGGCGTGCTGGCGATGGTCGGGATATTCTTCCTGGTCTCGTCGGTGATCGGTTTCATCGAGGTCATGCCGCAGTCGCGGCCGGATGAACTGGCGCGCGCCTTTCTCGATGCCCATGAGGACGGCACCGTGGTCACCGATCGCAAGGGGCGCATCGTTTATGCGAACGCGGCCTATGGCGCCCTGACCGGCGCGAAAGGGGCCGCCGGCGTCCAATCGCTGGAAACCATCCTGTCGCGCAACAGAGAGGCGACGGAGGCGATCTACCGGCTGACCAACGGCCTGCACGAGGGCAAGCAGGGGCACGAGGAATTCCGCCTCCTGAAGCCGCTGGCAAATGGCGCGATGACCGGCTCGGGAGCGCATTGGTTTCGACTGAAGGCGCGGGTGCTGCCGCTGGAGGATGCCAACAGCAACCCGCTCTATCTGTGGCAGATCGCCGATATCACCGCCGAGCGCGACGACCAGGAGCGTTTCTTCAAGGAACTGCAGAACGCCATCGACTATCTCGACCATGCGCCGGCGGGCTTTTTCTCCGCCGGACGCAAGGGCGAAATCTTCTACATCAACGCCACGCTTGCCGATTGGCTGGGGATCGATCTCACCAAGTTCCAGCCGGGGACGATCAGCATTGCCGATCTCGTCGCCGGCGAGGGACTTGCGCTCATTCAATCCGTGCAGGCCGAGCCCGGTCTGAAGAAGACCAAGGTTCTGGATCTCGACCTGCGCAAGGGGAACGGTCAGAGCCTGCCGGCAAGACTGATCCATCGCGTTTCCTCGACCCGCGACGGTGCGCCCGGGGAAAGCAGGACCATCGTCATGTCTCGCGAGGGCGACGACGGTGATCAGTCGGCCTCGAATGCGGCGATGCGCTTCACGCGCTTCTTCAACAACACGCCGATGGCCATAGCCTCGGTGGACGGCGACGGCCGAATACTCAGAACCAACGCCCCGTTCCTGAAGCTCTTCGCCGGCCTCGTTTCGCAGGACGACGTCGAGCGCGGCCTCATGATCGACGCGGTCATGCACGCCGCCGAGCGGGGCCAACTCGAAGAGGCGCTCGCCGCTGCCAAGGACCGGCAAGGCGACATAGCGCCGATCGATTCGCTGCATCCGGCCGATGAAGGACGCCACTTCCGTTTCTACGTGAATGCCGTCATCGACCAGAGCGACCAGGCACCGGAAGAGGCGGCGATCGTCTATGCGCTTGAGATCACCGAGCAGAAGGCGCTCGAGAACCAGATGGCGCAGACGCAGAAGATGAATGCGGTCGGGACGCTCGCCGGCGGCATCGCGCATGACTTCAACAACGTCCTGACGGCCATATTGCTTTCTGCCGACCATCTACTGCTTTCGGCGCGGCCGGCGGACGCGACATTTGCCGACCTGATGGAAATCAAGCGGAACGCCAACCGCGCCGCCGTCCTGGTGCGGCAATTGCTCGCCTTTTCGCGCAAGCAGACCATGCGCCCGACCGTTCTCAATCTCACCGATGTCATCGGCGACCTCCGGATGCTCGTCGATCGGATGACCGGCACCAATGTCAAGGTGGAGGTGGACTATGGCCGCGACCTCTGGCCGGTGAGGACCGATCTCGGCCAGTTCGAACAGGTGTTGCTCAACCTTGCCGTCAATGCCCGCGACGCCATGCCCGACGGCGGAACGATCACGCTCAGGACACGAAACCTGCCGGCGGGAGACGTCGCGCCGCTCGGACGTCGGGAATTGCCGGAGGACGACTTCGTCATGGTGGAGGTGTCCGACCAGGGCACGGGTATCCCGGCGGAGATCATGGACAAGATCTTCGAACCGTTCTTCACCACGAAGGAGGTCGGCAAGGGTACGGGCCTCGGGCTGTCGATGGTCTATGGCATCGTCAAGCAGTCGGGTGGCTATATCTATCCGGACTCGGAGGTCGGCAAAGGCACGACTTTCCGTATCCTGCTGCCACGTTATGTGGAAACCGCAGAGACGCGTGAGGAGCCCGCTTCGCGTGAGGCGACTGCCGTTGCCACTCCGGCGCCGGCAAGCGAACCGGGCGCAGCAGCTGCGGCACAGAGCGAGCCTGCGGATCTCACCGGCGATTCTGCGGTGGTCTTGCTCGTCGAGGATGAGGAAGCGGTCCGCCGCGGCGGCAAGCGGATGCTCGAGACGCGCGGCTATACGGTTCATGAGGCGGGGTCGGGCATCGAAGCGCTCGATATCATGGAAGAGCTCGACGGCGCGGTCGATATCGTCGTTTCGGACGTGGTGATGCCGGAAATGGACGGGCCGACGCTGTTGCGCGAACTCAGGAAGAAATACCCGAACCTGAAGTTCATCTTCGTGTCGGGCTATGCGGAGGACGCCTTTGCCCGCAACCTGCCGGCCGATGCCAAGTTCGGCTTCCTGCCGAAACCGTTCTCGTTGAAGCAATTGGCGGTCGCCGTCCGCGAAATGCTGGATTCCTGA
- a CDS encoding flagellar biosynthetic protein FliO, with the protein MMETLVGDNGSRFIIAAGAVAIGLLCLVAVLWIMRNRPSSPFVRGGKNRQPRLAVLDAAAVDTRRRLVLVRRDDVEHLIMIGGPTDIVIESRIVPDDAAGPSPVRATTEQQPPKATVSPEHSAAGSQPIPSPARVETAKIEPIRPVATEELPRAVPRAPEPAPKSEATPPQRPIAVEPPPRPQPVATTPLAAPAISPVLISEPPQATLSGLRDRVLPVNQPPRDERFPQPVAVTAEPPRSVQSPPAPARPAEPVAVDKSAEFERFLDAEISGDLQRLSPTVAPRHEVRPAAAASARQEPVLGPASDDARKEETIEEEMSRMLADISAGRKP; encoded by the coding sequence ATGATGGAAACGTTGGTCGGGGACAACGGTAGCCGATTCATCATCGCCGCCGGAGCTGTCGCCATCGGCCTCCTGTGCCTCGTGGCGGTGCTCTGGATCATGCGAAACAGACCCTCGTCTCCCTTCGTACGCGGCGGCAAGAACCGACAGCCGCGTCTTGCTGTGCTCGATGCCGCCGCCGTCGACACGCGCCGGCGCCTCGTCCTCGTCCGCCGCGACGACGTCGAGCATCTGATCATGATCGGCGGCCCCACGGATATCGTCATCGAAAGCCGTATCGTGCCCGATGACGCGGCGGGACCAAGCCCCGTCCGCGCGACGACGGAGCAACAACCGCCGAAGGCCACGGTTTCGCCGGAACATTCCGCTGCAGGATCTCAGCCGATCCCGAGCCCCGCACGTGTAGAAACTGCAAAAATCGAACCCATACGGCCGGTGGCAACGGAGGAGTTGCCGCGCGCGGTACCCCGGGCACCAGAGCCAGCACCGAAGTCCGAGGCGACGCCGCCCCAGCGTCCTATTGCAGTCGAACCGCCGCCGCGGCCGCAACCCGTCGCCACCACCCCCCTGGCCGCACCGGCCATTTCTCCGGTACTCATCTCGGAGCCTCCCCAGGCAACCCTCAGTGGCCTTCGCGACCGCGTTCTTCCTGTAAACCAACCGCCACGCGACGAACGCTTTCCACAACCGGTGGCAGTGACGGCGGAACCGCCCCGATCCGTTCAGAGTCCACCCGCGCCGGCCCGGCCGGCCGAACCGGTCGCCGTAGACAAGTCGGCGGAATTCGAACGATTCCTCGATGCCGAAATCAGCGGCGATCTCCAGCGGCTTTCTCCGACGGTGGCTCCGAGACACGAAGTCCGCCCGGCGGCAGCCGCAAGCGCCCGTCAGGAACCGGTACTCGGCCCGGCATCAGACGACGCGCGCAAGGAAGAGACGATCGAGGAAGAGATGAGCCGCATGCTCGCCGACATTTCCGCTGGTCGCAAGCCCTGA
- the dksA gene encoding RNA polymerase-binding protein DksA, whose amino-acid sequence MSEKIDLSTYVLSEDEDFMNANHRAYFRAKLNAWKNDILREARETLDHLAEESANHPDLADRASSETDRAIELRARDRQRKLIAKIDAALQRLDEGTYGYCEETGEPIGLKRLDARPIATLSIEAQERHERREKVYRDE is encoded by the coding sequence TTGAGTGAGAAGATCGATCTTAGTACCTATGTCCTCTCCGAGGACGAGGATTTCATGAATGCCAATCACCGGGCATATTTTCGTGCAAAGCTGAATGCCTGGAAAAACGATATCCTTCGCGAAGCCCGCGAGACGCTGGATCACCTCGCTGAGGAGAGCGCAAATCATCCAGATCTCGCAGACCGAGCCTCCTCAGAAACAGACCGGGCGATCGAATTGCGCGCCCGGGATCGTCAGAGGAAGCTCATCGCCAAGATCGATGCCGCCTTGCAGCGCCTCGATGAAGGTACCTACGGCTATTGCGAGGAAACCGGTGAGCCGATCGGCTTGAAGCGCCTGGACGCCCGGCCGATCGCGACACTGTCGATCGAAGCCCAGGAGCGTCACGAACGTCGCGAGAAGGTCTATCGCGACGAATAG
- a CDS encoding SixA phosphatase family protein, translated as MQDSAPAFRLILLRHARSGWALPGQRDFDRTLDETGYAEAELIAQSAADHGISPDLILCSTAMRCRQTAEPFRRTLGEDIDVRYVDQLYAGPAGVYTDLVEAHADQASLMLIGHNPMIEDVFRHFLGEQQSATALANGYPPAGLAVIDFSAPSAVGRISAATLSTLLLPEPGEVAKR; from the coding sequence ATGCAAGACAGTGCTCCGGCCTTCCGCCTCATCCTCCTGCGTCACGCCCGGTCCGGCTGGGCCCTGCCTGGACAAAGGGATTTCGACCGTACGCTTGACGAGACCGGCTATGCCGAGGCGGAACTGATTGCGCAAAGTGCTGCGGATCACGGGATATCCCCGGATCTCATCCTGTGCTCGACCGCAATGCGCTGCCGCCAGACCGCCGAACCGTTCCGCCGCACGCTCGGCGAAGATATCGACGTCCGCTACGTCGACCAGCTCTATGCCGGGCCTGCAGGGGTCTACACCGATCTGGTCGAGGCGCATGCCGATCAGGCGTCTCTGATGCTGATCGGGCACAATCCAATGATAGAGGATGTTTTCCGTCACTTCCTCGGCGAGCAGCAATCCGCCACGGCATTGGCGAACGGCTATCCGCCCGCCGGATTGGCGGTCATCGATTTTTCTGCCCCTTCCGCAGTCGGCCGCATCTCGGCCGCGACGCTTTCGACATTGCTGCTCCCGGAGCCAGGCGAAGTCGCTAAGCGATGA
- a CDS encoding YcjX family protein, producing MASLLTSFKDGALIAIDNLADRAAGLVSPSLRLGVTGLSRAGKTVFISSLVHNLLNGGRLPLFEPTRSGRVSKVRLEPQPDDAVPRFQYEDHIAALVRDRVWPDSTRAISQLRITLDYESASGWNRMFSAGRLSIDIVDYPGEWLLDLPLLAMDFRQFSETTVKRARIGARAALSRDWLALASASGGEMAADEGTARRLAESFTTYLRACKEDDHSLSTLPPGRFLMPGDLEGSPALTFSPLPNLPEGRAPKGSLWAMMERRYEAYKTHVVSPFFREHFARLDRQIVLVDALQAINRGPEALRDLEQALADVLACFRPGTNSWLSSFLTRRIDRVLIAATKADHLHHESHDRLERIATRLVGRAADRIGMSGAGLEVMALASVRATREATVNHDGHPLPVIVGTPIAGERINGDVFDGERKTAIFPGDLPEDPEVLFEGIAGGGIPAQTEHSMPELNFVRFRPPHLEETRGGLKLSVPHIRLDRAMQFLLGDRLA from the coding sequence TTGGCGTCCTTACTGACGAGCTTCAAAGACGGCGCACTGATCGCCATCGACAACCTCGCCGATCGTGCGGCCGGGCTCGTCAGCCCCTCCCTCCGGCTCGGCGTGACCGGGCTGTCGCGCGCAGGCAAGACCGTTTTCATCTCTTCCCTCGTGCACAACCTGCTGAACGGCGGACGCCTGCCGCTTTTCGAGCCGACCCGCTCCGGGCGAGTATCGAAGGTGAGGCTTGAGCCCCAGCCGGACGACGCTGTCCCGCGCTTCCAATACGAGGATCATATCGCCGCTCTCGTGCGCGACCGCGTCTGGCCGGATTCGACGAGGGCGATCTCGCAACTGCGCATCACCCTCGACTACGAAAGCGCAAGCGGGTGGAACCGGATGTTCTCCGCCGGGCGCCTGTCGATCGATATCGTCGACTATCCGGGTGAGTGGTTGCTGGATCTGCCGCTGCTCGCCATGGATTTCCGGCAATTCAGCGAGACGACGGTCAAGCGGGCGCGGATCGGAGCACGGGCGGCGCTGTCTCGCGACTGGCTGGCCCTTGCCTCCGCGAGCGGAGGAGAGATGGCGGCCGACGAGGGCACCGCCCGGCGCCTGGCGGAAAGCTTCACCACCTATCTCAGAGCCTGCAAGGAGGACGACCATTCGCTCTCCACCCTGCCGCCGGGCCGTTTCCTGATGCCGGGCGATCTCGAGGGGTCGCCCGCCCTCACCTTCTCTCCGCTCCCGAACCTGCCCGAGGGCCGGGCGCCGAAGGGATCGCTCTGGGCGATGATGGAACGGCGATACGAAGCCTACAAGACGCATGTGGTGAGCCCATTCTTCCGCGAGCACTTCGCCAGACTCGATCGCCAGATCGTGCTCGTCGACGCGCTGCAAGCCATCAACCGCGGACCGGAGGCATTGCGCGACCTGGAGCAGGCGCTGGCCGACGTGCTTGCCTGCTTTCGGCCGGGCACCAATTCCTGGCTCTCCTCCTTTCTCACCCGCCGGATAGATCGAGTGCTGATCGCCGCCACGAAGGCCGATCACCTTCACCATGAGAGCCATGATCGGCTTGAGCGGATCGCCACGCGGCTCGTCGGCCGTGCCGCAGATCGTATCGGCATGAGCGGTGCCGGCCTCGAAGTCATGGCGCTCGCCTCGGTGCGGGCGACGCGCGAGGCAACGGTCAACCATGACGGACATCCACTGCCGGTCATTGTCGGCACGCCGATCGCCGGGGAGCGGATCAATGGAGACGTCTTCGACGGAGAGAGAAAAACAGCGATATTTCCCGGCGACTTACCGGAAGATCCTGAAGTTCTTTTCGAGGGTATCGCCGGCGGTGGCATCCCGGCCCAAACCGAACATTCGATGCCGGAGTTGAATTTCGTGCGCTTCCGTCCCCCGCATCTCGAGGAGACGCGCGGCGGATTGAAGCTCTCCGTCCCCCACATCCGGCTCGACCGAGCCATGCAGTTCCTGCTTGGAGACCGACTTGCATGA
- a CDS encoding YcjF family protein, whose translation MTDDPKHRPRKPAVFPMEPETPSAQRAQTPRRPPASFSDKVLLTPDAEDPFMATTAAVEALDPPEARPRRHRLSFGKVAAAAFAIVLSLATGLWIDHLVRDLFSRADWLGYAAIGVVAIGTLAFLVVVGRELAGMMQLTAIQKLKSEVAEAATLGNSKAARATTARLVHLLAANPRTAKGRARLAETEGEIIDAPHLLELTERELLAPLDRDARRIILAASKRVSIVTAVSPRALVDLGYVLYESARMIRAMAELYGGPPGTLGLMRLMRDVIAHLAVTGSIAVGDSLIQQVLGHGLASKLSARLGEGVINGLMTARIGIAAMDLCRPMPFRALKRPGIGDFLADLTPGASKSGGSNGV comes from the coding sequence ATGACCGATGATCCCAAGCATCGCCCCCGCAAGCCCGCCGTCTTCCCGATGGAACCCGAAACGCCTTCGGCACAGCGCGCGCAAACGCCACGGCGCCCGCCGGCAAGTTTCAGCGACAAGGTCCTATTGACGCCCGACGCAGAGGACCCGTTCATGGCGACGACTGCCGCCGTCGAGGCGCTCGATCCCCCCGAGGCGCGGCCCCGCCGACATCGCCTCTCTTTCGGCAAGGTTGCCGCAGCGGCTTTCGCCATTGTCCTGTCACTCGCCACGGGGCTGTGGATCGACCACCTTGTGCGCGATCTCTTCTCCCGCGCCGATTGGCTCGGCTATGCGGCGATCGGCGTGGTGGCGATCGGCACCCTCGCCTTTCTGGTCGTCGTCGGCCGTGAACTCGCCGGTATGATGCAACTGACGGCCATCCAGAAACTGAAATCGGAGGTCGCCGAAGCTGCCACGCTCGGCAACAGCAAGGCCGCACGCGCCACGACTGCGCGACTGGTTCACCTGCTTGCCGCCAATCCCCGCACCGCCAAGGGCCGGGCGCGGCTTGCTGAAACCGAGGGCGAGATCATCGACGCCCCGCATCTCCTCGAACTGACGGAGCGCGAGCTCCTGGCCCCGCTCGACCGCGATGCCCGCCGAATCATCCTGGCCGCGTCGAAGCGCGTCTCGATCGTCACTGCCGTCAGCCCTCGTGCGCTCGTCGATCTCGGCTACGTCCTCTACGAATCGGCGCGAATGATTCGAGCAATGGCCGAGCTCTACGGCGGACCGCCCGGCACGCTCGGCCTCATGCGGCTGATGCGCGATGTGATCGCCCATCTGGCGGTCACGGGTTCCATCGCGGTCGGCGACAGCCTGATTCAGCAGGTCCTCGGCCACGGTCTGGCGTCCAAACTCTCCGCCCGCCTCGGCGAGGGCGTGATCAACGGCCTCATGACCGCGCGTATCGGCATTGCCGCCATGGACTTGTGCCGGCCCATGCCGTTCCGCGCTTTGAAGCGTCCGGGTATAGGCGATTTCCTGGCTGATCTGACGCCCGGCGCTTCGAAATCCGGCGGCTCCAACGGCGTGTGA
- the folK gene encoding 2-amino-4-hydroxy-6-hydroxymethyldihydropteridine diphosphokinase, giving the protein MSSGKTWRRATLGLGGNIGDPRRAMADALRALDARPDCRVAAVSRLYRTPPWGKTDQNWFFNACAAVETTRDPEALLETCLEIERTLKRVRKERWGPRTIDIDLLTFDGVILANDKLQLPHPRMTERGFVLMPLADFAADLEVAGRTVGAWLADADVAGIEVADETADWWRIRE; this is encoded by the coding sequence ATGTCGTCGGGTAAGACGTGGCGGCGCGCCACTCTGGGGCTGGGTGGCAATATCGGCGATCCGCGCCGCGCCATGGCGGACGCCCTGCGGGCCCTTGACGCACGGCCGGACTGCCGGGTCGCGGCGGTTTCGCGGCTTTACCGGACACCGCCCTGGGGCAAGACGGACCAGAACTGGTTCTTCAATGCCTGCGCGGCGGTCGAAACCACGCGCGATCCGGAAGCGTTGCTTGAAACCTGCCTCGAGATCGAGAGGACATTGAAGCGCGTCCGCAAGGAGCGCTGGGGGCCGCGTACGATCGACATCGATCTCCTGACCTTCGACGGAGTGATCCTGGCCAACGACAAGCTGCAATTGCCGCATCCACGCATGACCGAACGCGGGTTCGTGCTGATGCCGCTTGCCGATTTTGCGGCCGACCTCGAAGTAGCTGGCAGGACGGTCGGCGCGTGGCTGGCCGATGCGGATGTGGCCGGAATCGAGGTCGCCGACGAGACGGCCGACTGGTGGCGGATCCGCGAATGA
- the folB gene encoding dihydroneopterin aldolase, protein MTATYTITLKNCAFFARHGVLDEEEFLGQRFFVDAELEVEQGTALAEDCIDDTVHYGIAFAEIERIVTGRRRYLIEALALEVAKTLCARFRQIRRAKVSIRKPNAPVPGVLDYVEVTVEHVVG, encoded by the coding sequence ATGACTGCGACCTATACGATTACCCTGAAGAATTGCGCCTTCTTTGCCCGCCATGGCGTGCTCGACGAGGAAGAATTCCTCGGCCAGCGTTTCTTCGTGGACGCCGAGCTCGAGGTGGAGCAGGGCACGGCACTTGCCGAAGACTGCATCGACGACACCGTGCATTACGGCATCGCTTTCGCGGAGATCGAAAGGATCGTCACCGGACGCAGACGCTACCTGATCGAGGCTCTTGCCCTCGAGGTCGCCAAGACCTTGTGCGCACGCTTCCGGCAGATACGCCGGGCCAAGGTGTCCATCCGCAAGCCCAACGCTCCGGTCCCAGGCGTTCTGGACTACGTGGAAGTCACGGTCGAGCATGTCGTCGGGTAA
- the folP gene encoding dihydropteroate synthase encodes MTYDPFQKFRWQLAHGRALELGPRGVLMAIINVTPDSFSDGGRFADATAAVAAATRALADGAAILDIGGESTRPDADPVDAAEEQARILPVIERLVRETDAIISVDTYRAETARLAVEAGAHIVNDVHGLQREPAIAEVAAETGAGLCIMHTGRDRQKLDDVVEDQFHFLSRSLQIAGEAGVTRDRIVLDPGYGFAKDADENLELMARFAELHRFGQPYLVGTSRKRFLGAVTGREAKDRDAATAVTTGLLRAAGAAVFRVHDVAINRDALAIADAMLIAKNSRRDMKP; translated from the coding sequence ATGACTTACGATCCATTTCAAAAATTTCGTTGGCAGTTGGCGCATGGGCGCGCGTTGGAACTGGGGCCGCGCGGTGTCCTGATGGCGATCATCAATGTCACACCGGATTCCTTTTCCGATGGCGGCCGCTTTGCCGATGCCACGGCGGCAGTCGCGGCCGCGACGCGCGCCCTCGCTGACGGGGCGGCGATCCTGGACATCGGCGGGGAGTCGACCCGCCCCGACGCGGATCCAGTCGACGCCGCGGAGGAGCAGGCGCGCATTCTGCCGGTCATCGAGAGACTGGTCCGCGAGACGGATGCCATTATCTCGGTCGACACCTACCGCGCCGAAACGGCGCGTCTGGCGGTGGAAGCTGGTGCCCATATCGTCAACGACGTGCACGGCCTGCAGCGCGAACCGGCGATCGCTGAGGTCGCTGCCGAGACGGGTGCCGGACTTTGCATCATGCATACGGGGCGCGACCGTCAGAAGCTCGATGACGTCGTCGAGGATCAGTTCCATTTCCTGAGCCGGTCGTTGCAGATTGCCGGCGAGGCAGGCGTCACGCGCGACCGAATCGTCCTGGACCCTGGTTATGGTTTCGCCAAGGACGCGGACGAAAACCTCGAACTCATGGCGCGTTTCGCGGAATTGCACCGGTTCGGCCAACCGTACCTGGTCGGTACGTCGCGCAAGCGTTTCCTCGGCGCCGTTACCGGCCGCGAGGCGAAAGACCGCGACGCCGCTACCGCGGTGACGACGGGGCTTCTCCGAGCGGCCGGTGCTGCGGTCTTTCGGGTGCACGATGTCGCAATCAACAGGGATGCACTGGCGATCGCGGATGCTATGCTCATCGCAAAGAACAGCCGACGGGACATGAAGCCATGA
- a CDS encoding DUF922 domain-containing Zn-dependent protease, producing MFRVRNPLRAALIAFLVGLPLSNASGETLISKSVTYFSIGGRTAAELDRALAASGPLMKNTGTRHPGATRIKFGGTITYVSRRGRCAVGTARVTLSTRIILPRWKYRPQASRDLALVWDTLAADIKRHEERHAEIARNHARHMERAFLGLKPEADCELMQARVAELSAAEVASHDKDQARFDRTEAANFDRRMIRLLQYRLDSLKKAER from the coding sequence ATGTTCCGAGTTCGTAATCCGCTGAGAGCCGCCCTGATTGCATTTCTTGTCGGCCTGCCGCTCAGCAATGCCTCGGGCGAGACTTTGATCAGCAAGAGCGTCACCTATTTCTCGATCGGCGGACGCACGGCGGCGGAACTTGACCGGGCCCTTGCCGCCAGCGGTCCGCTGATGAAGAACACCGGCACGCGCCACCCCGGCGCCACGCGAATCAAGTTCGGCGGCACGATAACCTATGTCAGCCGGCGCGGGCGCTGCGCCGTCGGAACGGCACGCGTGACGCTCAGCACGCGCATCATCTTGCCGCGCTGGAAGTACCGCCCGCAGGCAAGCCGCGACCTCGCTCTCGTCTGGGACACGCTGGCCGCCGACATCAAACGTCACGAAGAGCGCCATGCCGAGATCGCACGCAACCACGCCCGTCACATGGAACGGGCCTTTCTTGGCTTGAAGCCGGAAGCGGATTGCGAGCTTATGCAGGCTCGGGTGGCCGAGTTGAGCGCCGCGGAAGTCGCAAGCCACGACAAGGACCAGGCCCGCTTTGACCGAACGGAAGCGGCGAACTTCGACCGCCGCATGATACGCCTGCTGCAATATCGCCTGGACTCGCTGAAGAAGGCAGAGCGTTAG